Below is a genomic region from Oreochromis niloticus isolate F11D_XX linkage group LG13, O_niloticus_UMD_NMBU, whole genome shotgun sequence.
CAGTTTAATTTCAAGTGCTGCTGGTCTGAACAATATATCGATGAATCACTGTTTCCCAGCATAACAGCGCAATTGCATCACAGTTCTTCTTCAATCTACTGTGTTTTTAAGGGGGAGATGGGTGTTAGTAATAATCACAGGCTTACCACTTACCCTCCCTTACAATATCCTTGGCAAgaaaggagaacatattttatTACAGAGTCAAGCTGTGGCATAAATCCCTGCTGTATGGAGGGGGAGCATAAAGCTCCTTCTGTGCCTTGAATGAAAAACCTTTAAGTGGTGAATGAATGGCACGTGAGCAAGTGAGTCAGTGGGTGAACTGCACAATTTAAGCACTTCCAGTCTGTGCGACATCCCCACATCTTAAAGAGAATTCTGCTATTTTAAATCATCCTGTAGGCGCGCAGAAACGAGGTCAGACACAAACAATGTCGCCGTGGGAACCCTGCGCTTCAGCAGCACAGTGACATTTCTCTGTGGAAAAAACGAGGTGGAGGAAGACCACCTCAAAATGTCACAGGACCCACAGATACGCAtttattaaaaaaggaaaatcagaaCAGTTAATGAACTGTCACCATTTGGTTTCTAGTGCACGTGAGACTCTGAGTGTGAGAAGTTTCCTACAGAGGTTCACAATATAGAATATAAGCATGTATGTGAAATCTCATCATTACCCCTTTTTACATTGGTAATATAAAAAGGTGCagctataataaaaaaaaactgttggaGAACATCCCCATCCTCTCTAATCTGTCAGGCATAAGATTACTGTTCAGTCAGCAGGTGTTAGGGACATGACTTCAGGTGTTCCTCATCAGTGTTTTGACCTTTTACTCACAATACACCCTTAGTTGAGGTAGGCCCAACCACAGGATGATGAGGTCTGGGTGTGTGTTCCTAACAACCCTCCTCATCCACAGCTCAGAAATTAATGCTGGTAGATGCTGGGCAAAGAGAACATTTTTAAGCTCTACATTATAATTATTGTGATATAATTACCCTATGTGCATCACAAGAAATGGGGGTTTTAATTGGATTACAGCAGTCCTGAATTAAAAGTCATAAAtggatttacattttaaaacatgcGTAGGCTTTAAACGGAAATAGAAGTAGGGTAAAATAAAGGCATGTAAGTAATGCTGATGTTTGCTAAATTGGTTCGTTTCATCTGCCTGTCAGGACCTGGAGATTGAGAGgatattttgatttcaaaataaaagcggtGGATTGAAAGCATAAGTCAAATTAAAGCGTCAGCTGCATTATCTGTTAACTGTTTGAGCTATGAGGTAATTCAAGAAAGAAACAACGCCTTTATTTCAACATGTAtgtctttgttttacttttttattttttgtgttttcgaAGTACAGCCAAACTCCTAATCTCAGTAGACCTAAATATAGACCCAAGAATACAAAAAGTCTTACTTTGAAAGTATAAAAGGAAGCCTGACGTTCCTGTTGGGTCTGACTTGTCACTGGTATATTGACCTAGTTTCAGCAAACAGCAGTCTCAGGTTGGCTTTTGAATTAGCGGCGCGCGAGGAGCCGGTGTGAGAGCGCCGACGAGCGCACAGCCTCTCGTGCCCAGAGATGCGCGCAGCACAATGCTGGAAACCAAGTTTTCATCCGCGAAATGAATCTCCCTAACGAAACCAGAGCCGGGAGAAGTACAGAACATTACATTTTCGCACTTGGCACCTATAAACTTCTCGCTTTTACCATTGGGACTATCGGAGTATTCGGCTTTTGCAATAACGTCTTTGTCATAATACTCTACTGTAGGTTCAAAAGACTCCGGACGCCTACCAATTTGCTGCTGGTCAACATAAGTTTGAGCGATTTACTAGTTTCTGTCATCGGAATAAACTTTACCTTCGCTTCGTGCGTTAAAGGCGGATGGATTTGGAGCCAGTCGACGTGCATCTGGGACGGCTTCAGCAACAGCTTATTTggtgagaggagaaaaaaataaagtcatttAATCGTTTATGCTAGCAtgtgttaacatttaataatattttttattaaaataatttgcAAATATAATTCTTTAACCCTGTTACAGTTTTGTGTGTCTCGCACTATATGCAAGGACATAGCGGCTCAGTGTAAATAGGCAGAAGGCGGAGAGGAGCTCATAACAAAGAATGCACTACGAAGACATTATCAGTAACATAAATCTAAatataattgttttgtttttttaaaatgacactTTATCTGCGAGTTCTTGTGCAAATTTCCTCTCTTCAGTTGTATTAAAATACAGAGTAAACCATGCAGTCCCTCCCCATGATGAGCTGTAGTAATATCTAGCTGCTATGCTGAGCTttatattgtgtattttttttcttcctgtattTATACTTGCGTCATGCAGTGAGGAATGTTTTGACACCTCCCTGCGCCTGTCCTTCTATGTTAGCAAAAGTGTCCATTTATTTCCAGCATAAGTCTATTCAGCTGGGAAGTGTGAATAAACATTGAGGGTCATTGTCTGGGTCCCACCAGCGTAGGAATTAGAGCTCAGCAGGACTCATGTGTGGTAATGAGCTCATTAGTGCAAGCCTCCAAGTctccttcttttatttttttctcccactTCAGCAAATGAAACCCAGAGAACCAGCTGGACTTCTGTCATCCTGCTGTCCTTTAAGTGACATTGTCTTCTTTCCACATATTCCAAAGGGCACACTTGCTCGCCTGTGTCCGGTGTGCAGCACTGCAGCAGTGATTGTAGCTTGCAATGTACATGTCACAGGAGAATTCAGAATCAAAGCGCATACAAAGATAGTGTTGATATAACAGTTTATATAAGATGAAGTCTTTCGTGACTAAAGTGGCATTGAAGAGAGAAGATGCCGCGTTCTGTCTCTTTGGCCCTTAGATAACCTCCCTTTCTTGTCATTCACTACACAGCActaaaagggggaaaaaggaTTCTGTGTGATATTTGATATGTGAAAAACTCAAGGTCATACAGGTTGTCATGGCTTGATTGGGTGTGAGCACTGCAAATCCAGAGAACCTGCTTACACTGAGTATACTGTTACAATTGAAGTATATAAAAATAACCCCCTTGGCTTGACAGTACGCATGTCCTCCAGTAATCCATGCACAAATATGATGTCTTCTTTGCACATTACTTTAAGTGTTACTCAGTAACTGACACACAAAGGGccacaggagctgcagcagtaAGCCCTGGCTGTTCTGTCCAAGCACGTCCTTCCTTCAGCTGGCTTGCTGTGGCTCAAGCTTAGTGCATACTATATAACGTCTCCCTTTGTAATCTGTGCATCCACCTATTGATGCTGTATCTGCCTCATTCATATGTAACAAACGAATAACAAACCTATCTGGGCGTACATAACTGGCTATACATGTATATAGGTTAGGGGAGGGTGTATGATGAAGTTTGACTGAAAATATTTTCCCTGGCATATTGACCCAATTTCAGCAAGTTATTGTAGATGCTATACCAGGGCTTTAAGAGGTGCTCTTAAGATTGCATGCCGTATAGGCTTATAAGTAAAATGATGCACAGGATGAACAAAAGAGCGACAGCTATGCACACAAGCCACTTCAGTACGTGTGGTAAAAGCAGGCTGTGTAATGCAGATGCAGGTTGaaaaggtgtgtgtgcgtgggagTCAAGAGCCTCTTTCTGTGCGTCTTCACAGAGTTTTGCAACAAAATGACTGAATGTGATGTCCAGACACAAGATGTTCAGATTTGTGTTTACACTGAGTGCGATGTACACTCAACCCAGACACGCTGCGTAGCCACTGACCCAGATCCTGCAGTGCGCAGTCTGCATTACTCAGCGTGGTTGTCTCTCTCCCTTTGCTGCCAGGCATCGTTTCCATCATGACTCTGGCGGCCCTGGCTTATGAGCGCTATATCCGGGTGGTCCATGCACAGGTGGTGGACTTCCCCTGGGCGTGGCGAGCCATCGCCCACATCTGGCTCTACTCCCTGGCCTGGACAGGTGCTCCCCTGCTCGGGTGGAACCGCTACACTCTAGAGATCCACAGGCTGGGCTGCTCTCTGGACTGGACCTCGAAGGACCCAAACGATGCCTCGttcatcctcttcttcctcctggcATGTTTCTTTGTGCCTGTTGGTGTCATGATCTACTGCTATGGGAACATCCTGTATACAGTGCAAAGGGTAAGGAATAAAAAGGatggtttgtcttttttttttttttattgcttgctTCTCTTAGAAACAATAAGATTAAGAAACTGAATGAACAACATGGGGTTGTAAATGAAGGCTAGCCTATCAAAACATTAACCACGACAGTCGAAACTGATGGTACTCCTCTCCACAAAAATACATCTCTATTCAAATATTAACCCCCATCTATTGATGTAGAGTGTTTTACATTGTTATTTCTCATTTCCAGAATACTAGACTTCAGCTGTTTTAAGATTTtgcacaaaacacatttttatttttgggtcATACTCCTGaaacatcttctttttttgctgtaaCTTGAATTTTCACTGCTGTTTTCTTCCCTTGTCCTATAACTGACAGCTCAACTGTGCAAGCATGTACAATGCAAGTGAGACATCAGAgaacaatacaaaaacaaaactccagCTCTTATACCTGACAGCAAATTCCAATGTGTAAACACACTCCAGCTGCTTTGAGTGCTAACACCTCAGTTCATGTGACACTTTGAGTGTCGCTGTCTTTCAGCTTACACATGACTTAGCACTGATGTGTCGCAGGACTTCCACTTCAGCTGACTTTGAGGTCAGTTCATCACATGCAGCGAAAGAACATTTCAGCGTTTTATACCACTTACAAAGGATATTTCAGTGTCATCACTTGATCTCCAATCAGTTGtttaaaagaagagaaaaaaagtggaactaaaaagaaaaagctagAGGAACAACAGCTTAAGCAGAAACTGCTTAGGTTAACTGGTGTTAAATTCTCCAGTTCTtttgatctttgggctgaaggaaggacaacactcggtgtataaatgctcaatcaacaatcattTTATTCCATACAATTCTCATTATTCCATACAACACTTTTGAGCATAAACCATCCGGAGGGGAGATGAGCGCGGGAGGGTGTCCGTCTGATCTCCAAGTGTCTGAGCgtttctcacattcttatagCTTCGGCCCCCCTCCAAagtcataaaacctaaacatccacattctttctctctctcagtgagcctaagttatgaccttggcttcctgtgcagtctgttctgttcttttctaatcagacaaataaggccatgatTCTCTGAAAACAATATGtcttataactcagcagtataatgcatcataaaacaatatcattcattcacaacaaatcagcagtctaatgcaatacaaatcagtttaataaatctaatagttatcacctcttcaggagaataatgcaaactaaaactacataatagtttcacaatctttaattaggggtataacatggcataagataatataataatctcacactGGCAACAGGTAATAATCATGACTGGGTATAAggggctacgtccacactatcctggataaatttgaaaacggtgTTTTCGTCTAAAAATGCTCCAcgtccacactatcgttttcagtcgttttcacagagttgcgCGTCCACATCGAAGCGGacgaaaacgcttacgttctagtactgcgcatgcgtgaaacgcaagacgattcgacctgcctcatttctgtctgccgcttatttactttccggctcttcaAAACATTGCggcaaaatgtcgaggaaaagcaccgagtttttaaaatggactaacatgaggtggagttgttgctgcgagtaacacaaaagtacaaagttgcaaaagtgattgagaataaaaaaatttgaagaaaagctatcaggagcatgtacagactgatattaatctttaatagggctgtcaaaattgacagcaaacaactgctgtataatgccctccgctatcttagtttaactggtcacatgactgcatcacatgactaaaaggTGTCATTGTTTTCGAAAAGGCTCCGGGTTCGCTGTCTACACTGCGACGCGAAAACagcgttttcaaatgtatctgctttggagagcgttttcaaaacgctgcgttttcctTGAGTGAAagcgccgtctcagtgtggacggaaggCCAAAATGGAGAGGAAAAGATGCGTTTTCAACTGAAAACTCATTAGTGTGGACTTAGAGAGGCAGCGTTTCTCACAAGTAAAGATAGCCAGAGTTTCACCAGTCTGAAAGAACTGCATTTACAAATGCCTGTGATTAAAAACAGGCACGATTCTGTCATGTAAATTGTTACATGGGCTCAGGAACAATTCCAGAAATCATTATCTGTGAACACATTTCACCATGGTATCCTCAAGTGCAGATTAAAGCTCTGTCATGCAAACAAGAAGCcatatgtgaacatgatccagaaatGCTGCTGTCTATTCTGCcctaaatttaatttaaaatagaCTAAGGCAAAATGGAAAATTGTTCCGTGGTCAAGCAACCTTAaaatttgaaattatttttggaaaacatggaaaCTGTTTTCAAAAAAGCATGAAGAGGAGAGCGTCCCTCAGTGCTTGTTTTAAAAGCCTGCCTCTGGTATTATAGGGGTGCATTAGGGAATATTGAATTGGAAGCTTGCAGATCTGGAAACGCACCACAAATGCTGTATCTACAGGATTCAGAGCAACACGTGTACCCACCCAGATTACATCTTTTTCAGAGAAGGCCTTACTTATTTTAGAAAGACAAAACACTGCATACTGCAGATATTACAACAGCACAGCTTTGTAGTAGAAGATGCTGAACTGAACTCTGCAGACTTTACACCAATAGAACGAATGATACGCCAGACATATTCACTCAGTATCGGCTTCTATAGCAGCTGATAAATAACAAAGTAATAAAGACAGGGGAAAACCATGTTATGAGTATTGGCATTGCATTGTTTGTCTACCAGAGAGCTCTCTGCGACTTCACTGTTGGAAACATAACCAAACCAACCACATAATCAATATTAGGAAAATCTGTTTATGTACTTACTTTGTAAGTATTTGCTGATATATTGGAATCTCACTAAATATTTGTGTAGTTTCAGCTGAGGGGTTGCATTGAGTGAAATCTAATCTAAAAGACATCTGACAATTTAAATTTTTAGttagtttaaaacagaacatcagtCATGTGGCTCCACCTCACAGTCCATCACACTTCACAGGTTATTGTAATGTGTGAAATGAATTGTAGATTGACACGTTGCCATGGTATAAGCTCACTGGGCCTTTACTCAAATGCCCTAAAAATGGTCGTCATTTATAAACTGTGACTGGCGACTGGAACAAGAAGTCTTAGTCAAGAAGCCACAACAAACAAGTCGTCACTTCCAGACGCTAAATAAGCATACTAGTCAATAGCTTCCCAAATTGTTAAACTTAAACTCAGTTACTGTTGCAGCAggttttttttatctctttgcCTGATTATTTTATACCTTTAGCCAGAGACTGAAAATGCAGACTCTGCGGCGTTCATTTGAATAAAAATAGACTCCTTGACCTTAAAGGGTTAAGTGCTGCCTTTCCCACATTTTTCATTAACGGCTGTTTTATCATTACATTCCTCTGTGCCTTCGGGACCTGTCCTGTACGCTGGAACTCATCCAGAAAACTCACTATTGTGCTTCTTAGAAGCATTGCCTTAAATTCTTGTGGCAAAGGACAAGTGATATgagttcagtttattttaataatttcacGAAAAAAATACTTTGTCATGAAGGAATCTGCAGTCATCATTCAGGAGATGACTGCTGAAGTTGTGACAGAGCATACTTTGTAATGAAACATGTAAAAGAGAAAGGGACGAACTGATTTCCAAGCTTTTCTGCATCAGTTTCCTTTCTTAAATATGCACAATCATGCAGGAAGTGTGAGCTGCTGCGTTCTTGGAGCCCCAAGCTCGTGCACCTCAGAGGCCTGGGTGGATTTGTCACATGTCACAGTATTTTGGGAACATCTTCAAAGAGGAATAACTCAGTACCCTGCAGACTATTTCTGGTTTGATGCGAGAGCAGCTGGCCGGCTTTGCCACAGCAAGAAATTCTTATTGTAGATAAGTGAAGACCTGGAGAAACAATAGAATTTAAGCATGCAAAAGGTTGTGGATTAATAAGAAAAAGAGCATAAAGAGCACAAATTGTAAAGTCATAAATATTGTATTCACGTCTACGTTCagctgctgtgttcttttttgAGCGAGGCTAGAGAATAGCTATATTGTTTATCATCTCATCTCTCTAGCTGAAGGGTAGGTTTGATCTGCAGTGTCATGCACCCAGCCTGTTACCAAGGCATTATCATGTTTTCACGACTTTTACGATGTTACCAAGATCTTAAGATACAACTCTCAAGAGGAGAAGAGAGGTAAAACAGGGGAAATTAATGTAATCTATCTTATTGTAACCAGTAAATTAACCTGACAGCTGTAGAGCTTTGGGTGTtgttaaatataaaaagaaataaaacaaatagagagaactcccaatgaaaatgaaaactaactttctgtttcttaactctccttccatccatccatatggTTACTAAACCAATAAATTTACCACAAGGGACACAGAACCAGGATGCTCACTCCAAATAACAGCCGTCCTGACACAGAGCTTAAATTGATTTAATCTGAGCCGAGACCTGGACTCAGCAGCTGTCCAATCACCATCTTAATGACGGCAGCCAGGAGAGAGATTGTGTCGTGCCGTAGAATCAGAGGCCAATCATAAAATGGGGAGCACACACCGTGCTTACACAAAAGCTAGTGCCAGCCAACAGgataaatggtctgtatttatatagcgctttactagtccctaaggaccccaaagcactttacacatccagtcattcacgcacacattcacacactggtgacggcaagctacattgcagccacagccaccctggggcgcactgacagaggcgaggctgccggacactgcgccaccgggccctctgaccaccaccagtaagcaacgggtgaagtgtcttgcccaaggacacaacgaccgagactgtcaagccggggctcgaaccggcaaccttccaattacaaggcgaactcccaactcttgagccacaatcgcccacAACATTATGGAAATTTTACTGAAACCAACTCACAGAAGACAGAATTAGGAAATGTAATAAGGTCTGCTCCAGAAAGCAGGTTTAACCTGACCCAGAACTATGAGTTGATTTCAGCCTGAGATGGTACATTTAGAGTTTTTGCTTTTGGTTAAACTATAAAGTCAAAAGCTAACCtagtaataataatgttttaCAGTGATTTACAGGCAAAGAGCTCAAAATGACTAAACATTTATTGATTTCTACTGAAATGCTGCCCAAACACATTTAGACTACATGGAggatgtatttaaaaaaataatatttaaactaCATTTAGGCCACTTGTAGAATTTTATGTGACTAAAGCATCACAgaaatttgtttgatttaaacaATGTTTACCCCTAGTAATTACACTAAATATTTCAGTGCAGGGAAACTGGATTGAATGTGCACAGAATCGCAGTGTTAGAAAGAAAGACATTGCAAAGGTTTGATTCTGAGACGAGAATGAAATCCACAATGTCCACGTTCTGTGTCTGTCATAAGGCAGGCATGTTGAAGATACTTCTTCGATAACAAGCTAACATCTTACCAGTATTCTTCTTTCCTTAAGAATGTAAACTCCTGCAGATTAATTTGTTCTGGTATATGTTTGGTATACGCGAAGTTAGCAGGAGGGGAGGTTTGTTGTACAAATTCTACCAGCAAGAGGGTTAGGTTCACAGAGTCTGTTGCCATGGTAACTGACCCAGAGTTTAAATAACCCTCTCTTTGACTAAGCCTGCTTTCTGGAACAGGCCCCAAGATGAAACACAGGCAAAAGCCCTTAGGATGataaaaactaaaccaaagaaaaactgaataaaaaccACTGAAATGTGACTATCAAAGTAGAAGAGCTGCTGAGGGAACAAGACAGACAGGGGAGAATGGGGAGATCAGTAATACAGCACAGGTTGATGTATATCCCAAAGCTGAgaaattactttggtgtagcaGGTAGAAATTAGGATTAATTCCCCCCAAAAGAACATAAAATTGTCTTAGATAAGTAGAATGGTAATTATGTAAGACGGGGAAAAGGCAAAGGcagaaagcaaacaaacaaaatcaaagacTATGACATAAATTTACTTTATAACAAAGTGTCACTGTAACTTGTTTGCTTGATGAAGAAATATCCCATCATGTCAGCATCCTGCTCTGTCCTGTTTCTTATAGCTGCGCTCTCTCCAAGACCTCCAAACGGTTCAAATCATCAAGATTTTGCGTTATGAGAAGAAAGTCGCCGTGATGTTTCTCCTGATGATAACCTGCTTCCTGGTTTGTTGGACACCCTACGCTGTCGTCTCCATGATGGAGGCCTTCGGCAGGAAGAGCATGGTCTCTCCCACTCTGGCCATCATCCCATCATTCTTTGCCAAGTCAAGCACGGCGTACAACCCCCTCATTTACGTCTTTATGAGCAGAAAGGTTTGTaatcaaattatttttctttcttttttaatgtttgggGCAAGGCTACCTCTCCAGAACCAGTTTCTTTGTGTTGCTGCTCGAAAATCAGCCCAGGTTAGGCTGCTGTCTAGAATACATGATATATTTTACTTGAGAGTTCTGAATAGCCGCTTGCTGTGTAGTTTGTCATCCCTCCCCCGGAGTGACCACAGCTGACCCATAATTAAATATGGACAAACACAACAAATCGATAGCATCTCAATGTGGGGGGGACGGTTTGGTCTCCTCCTGTGCAGCTGCAGCTTTGAGTAGCAAATTGGAGGAATATTTTATCACAAAATGTcaccattttaaaaatattttttcattccTTAATATGGTgagcataaaaatgattttattttgtatgtCAGAGTGAAATGGTCCAGTCCACTAGTCTTGGTTTGCTGGCTAGAGGTTGATCTCTTGTGTGTTTGACATACTAATGAGTGAAGACAGGAGGCTGTTGTTAAATACCAGcctttgcttctgtttctcTTCCACAGTTCCGCCGCTGTTTGctgcagctgctctgctctcggATCTCTTGGCTGCAGCGCAACCTCAAAGAGCGCCCCCTGGCTCCGATCGAGCGTCCCATCCGGCCGATCGTTGTGTCCAGTACGTGCAGCAGCACCAAGGCGCGACCCAAGAAGAGGGTGACCTTCAATTCCTCCTCAATCGTCTTCATCATCACCGGCGATGACTTCCAGCACCTGGATGTGACCTCCAAGGCTGGAAACTCCACGCAGTTCAATGTTATCCAAGTGAGGCCACTGTGAGCCAAAAACACCGGACTTCTCACCCCACTACTCCGTATGCCTTAGGACCTAACATGCAACTCCAAGCCAAAATAATCCTGTCTGACCTCCCTGGCTGTTTCTGTCCACACGTGGTTACAGCCTGGTTACAGCTTCATGTATAAACCCAACTGTAAGCCCAAGTTCTCAAATAAACCAGTTTGAGTAATATGAAAGTTTGACATCCTCATCTAACATCGGCTATTGTGATATAAGTAACTTAATGATGTAGTAGTGGTGGTATTTTTCTCACACGTATTTGTCAGATATGCCACACAGTATATGTGACAGCTGTAGGACTTTGTTGAGTATATGGAAGGCAGTTGAGGACCTGAGTTTGGCTTAACACGTggtagcatttttattttttggttggTACCCAACTGTGTATAATGGAATACAAGCCTTAGATTCTTAGCCATAACCCATAATGCACAAACTGACATTACTGTGTATGGATTCAATAAAGAGACCCTATTTTAAGCTATCTAGGCCTGTTTACTTAAGCTCATCTTATTTCAATGTAAATATCAAGTGTGACAAGATCAGTCACTGTGAAATTACACTTGGTAGATTTGTATGTATTAGGATGTTGGGAGTAGCCCTTCTTGAAGACTAAGAGGAAATGAGACTAAGACCTTAGTGACACGCTCCTTTCATTTCCTCCTGAGCTGCCAGCTATGAATAGATTTAATGAATGGTTTTCCTTAGCTGATAAAAACCCTTTTAACTGTGGATGTGAGAACGAGTGAGAgggatttttttgtctttttagacAGTTGGAAAACTGGGACTTGGTTGATTTCTTACTGTATTTTCATTATGAAGCATATCTTATAATAAAGactggaaacagaaaaaaaacttgcCTAGCTGTGTCCATAGGTGACAAAACTGGAAATTTAACATTT
It encodes:
- the opn3 gene encoding opsin-3 isoform X1, with product MNLPNETRAGRSTEHYIFALGTYKLLAFTIGTIGVFGFCNNVFVIILYCRFKRLRTPTNLLLVNISLSDLLVSVIGINFTFASCVKGGWIWSQSTCIWDGFSNSLFGIVSIMTLAALAYERYIRVVHAQVVDFPWAWRAIAHIWLYSLAWTGAPLLGWNRYTLEIHRLGCSLDWTSKDPNDASFILFFLLACFFVPVGVMIYCYGNILYTVQRLRSLQDLQTVQIIKILRYEKKVAVMFLLMITCFLVCWTPYAVVSMMEAFGRKSMVSPTLAIIPSFFAKSSTAYNPLIYVFMSRKFRRCLLQLLCSRISWLQRNLKERPLAPIERPIRPIVVSSTCSSTKARPKKRVTFNSSSIVFIITGDDFQHLDVTSKAGNSTQFNVIQVRPL
- the opn3 gene encoding opsin-3 isoform X2, translated to MTLAALAYERYIRVVHAQVVDFPWAWRAIAHIWLYSLAWTGAPLLGWNRYTLEIHRLGCSLDWTSKDPNDASFILFFLLACFFVPVGVMIYCYGNILYTVQRLRSLQDLQTVQIIKILRYEKKVAVMFLLMITCFLVCWTPYAVVSMMEAFGRKSMVSPTLAIIPSFFAKSSTAYNPLIYVFMSRKFRRCLLQLLCSRISWLQRNLKERPLAPIERPIRPIVVSSTCSSTKARPKKRVTFNSSSIVFIITGDDFQHLDVTSKAGNSTQFNVIQVRPL